In Eubalaena glacialis isolate mEubGla1 chromosome 3, mEubGla1.1.hap2.+ XY, whole genome shotgun sequence, the following are encoded in one genomic region:
- the LOC133088077 gene encoding mucosal pentraxin-like has protein sequence MEKLLLGVLLLTFLSEGMTQKDLRGKVFIFPKESNKAHVSLIPRVKKPLKSFTLCLKASTDLTRSYSLFSYSTRSTDNELLLFVDKVGEYKLYIGNTGVTFKVPLSPCASIHLCVSWKSASGIAELWVNGKPVGRKGLRKGYSLGAEASIILGQEQDSFGGRFDAKQSFVGKIWDVSLWDHVVPLKNMCSSCYNGNILNWRALTYKARGYVVVKPKL, from the exons ATGGAGAAGCTTCTTCTGGGTGTCCTGCTTCTCACCTTTCTCTCAGAGGGTATGACACAGAAAG aTTTGAGAGGGAAGGTGTTTATTTTCCCTAAAGAATCAAACAAAGCCCATGTGTCCCTGATCCCCAGGGTGAAGAAGCCGCTGAAAAGTTTCACTCTGTGCCTGAAAGCCTCCACAGACCTCACCCGCTCTTACAGCCTCTTCTCCTACAGCACTAGGTCTACAGACAATGAGCTGCTTCTCTTTGTCGACAAAGTAGGAGAGTACAAGCTGTACATTGGGAACACCGGAGTCACTTTCAAGGTCCCCCTGTCCCCTTGTGCCTCAATCCATCTCTGTGTCAGCTGGAAGTCTGCTTCTGGGATTGCTGAACTCTGGGTGAATGGGAAGCCCGTGGGGAGGAAGGGTTTGAGGAAAGGGTACTCTTTGGGAGCAGAGGCAAGCATCATCCTGGGACAGGAGCAGGATTCCTTTGGGGGACGTTTTGATGCAAAACAATCCTTTGTTGGGAAGATCTGGGATGTGTCCTTGTGGGATCATGTGGTCCCCTTAAAGAATATGTGCTCTTCCTGTTATAATGGCAACATCTTGAATTGGCGGGCCCTGACTTATAAAGCTAGGGGCTATGTGGTGGTGAAGCCCAAGTTGTAG